A stretch of the Papaver somniferum cultivar HN1 chromosome 6, ASM357369v1, whole genome shotgun sequence genome encodes the following:
- the LOC113286956 gene encoding histone H4: MSGRGKGGKGLGKGGAKRHRKVLRDNIQGITKPAIRRLARRGGVKRISGLIYEETRGVLKIFLENVIRDAVTYTEHARRKTVTAMDVVYALKRQGRTLYGFGG; this comes from the coding sequence atgtcaggAAGAGGAAAAGGAGGAAAGGGTTTAGGAAAGGGAGGAGCAAAGAGGCACAGAAAAGTTCTGAGAGACAACATTCAAGGTATTACTAAGCCAGCCATCAGAAGATTAGCAAGAAGAGGTGGTGTGAAACGTATCAGTGGATTGATCTATGAAGAAACTCGTGGTGTTCTTAAGATCTTTCTTGAGAATGTGATTCGTGATGCTGTTACTTACACTGAACATGCTAGGAGGAAGACTGTTACTGCTATGGATGTGGTTTATGCTTTGAAGCGACAGGGAAGAACTCTTTACGGTTTTGGaggttag
- the LOC113285441 gene encoding uncharacterized protein LOC113285441, translating into MIFVCFRAPLTLPEHDELCKQLPKISGNFLAASLGQKARWERERQKKEQLPKREPSRARSQARKAYLRRVKQDKAKQDKAKQANDILIQHGVIPMTLLQPEQSYSIELFFDLMISHVVMKDA; encoded by the exons ATGATCTTTGTATGTTTCAGAGCCCCGTTAACTCTTCCTGAGCATGATGAATTATGCAAGCAACTACCTAAAATCAGTGGAAATTTTTTG GCAGCATCTTTAGGTCAGAAAGCACGATGGGAGAGAGAGAGACAAAAGAAAGAACAACTTCCAAAAAGGGAGCCATCACGG GCACGCTCACAGGCAAGAAAAGCATATCTTCGAAGAGTTAAACAAGACAAAGCTAAACAAGACAAAGCTAAACAAGCCAATGATATTCTCATTCAGCATGGCGTTATTCCAATGACTCTTCTTCAACCTGAGCAGTCATACAGTATTGAACTCTTCTTCGACCTGATGATCAGTCATGTAGTAATGAAGGATgcgtaa